The window TCGCGCAGCCGCCACCGGACGAGCAGCCGGTCGGTGTCGTCGGTCCCGTTGAGGTCGTCGACCATCGGGCCGTAGAAGTTGGTGAGGTACTCCGTGGGGTGGGCGCCCAGCTTGACCAGGTTGAACCACGCGTTGCGCGACACCAGCGGGTCGAAGGTCCACGCGATCTCCTCCACGCCGCGCCCCAGCGCCCAGGCCCGCTGGTGCAGCTTGAGCGCGAAGCCGATGTTGCGGCCGGTGGAGCCGGGCGCGACCCCGGCGATGTGGCTGTGCAGGGCGTCCTCGGACGGAGCGTGGAAGAAGCCGACGCAGGCACCGACGAGCCGGCCCTGGTCGATCGCGCCGCCGACGTAGTTGCCCGCCTTGGTGAGCGCGCGCAGCATCTCCAGCGAGACCGGCGGGTTGGCCGAGCGGCCCCACACGTCGGCGAAGAGCTCGACCACGGCTGCGAGGTCGGCGAGGTCGGTGAGGCTGCGCACCGTCACCCCGGCCTGACGGGCAGCCGCGTCGCACACCTGGCTGGCGCGCTCGAGGTCGTCGACGCCGATGGGCGTGTGAGGCGCGACGGCGCGCACGACGGGCACGACGCCCCCGCTCTCCCCCTGCGCCGTCACCGGACGCCACCTGCCGCGCGCGTCCTGCCCGGCACCGGGTCGGCGAGGAGGTCGCGGACCAGGCCGCGCAGCAGGGTCGTACGGCTGACGAGGTGGTCCACCAGGACGTGCTCGTGCTCGGCGTGGGCACCACCGCCCACGGCGCCGAGGCCGTCCAGCGTCGGGGTGCCGACACCGGCGGTGAAGTTGCCGTCGGAGGCTCCCCCGACCGCCGCCGACCCGGGTGCCGGTTGCCCGAGCGACGCCGCGACGGATCGGACGCGCTCCAGCAGGCCGGCCGAGGACGTGGCCTCGAGCGGCGGGCGGTTCGGACCACCGGTCACCTCGAGCGCCGCACCGGGCAGCACGGGGGTCAGGGACCGCACTGCGACGTCGACCCGCGCCTGCTCGGCCCGGGTCCGGACGCGTACGTCGACCGAGAGCGTCGCGCTCGCCGGGACGGTGTTGGTCGTGGTGCCCGACCGCGCGGCCGTGGGCGTGACCGTCGTGCCGAGGTCGGCGTCGCCGAGCCCGGCCAGCGCCAGGGCGACGTGGGCCAGCTCCAGGGTCGCGTTGACCCCGCGCTCGGGCTCGAGACCGGCGTGCGCCGCGAGCCCGGTGACGTGGACGTCGTAGAGCGAGACGCCCTTGCGCTCGGTCTTGAGGGCGCCACCGTCGGCCGAGGCCTCCAGCACGAGCACCGCGTCAGCGGCACGCGCCTCGTCCTCGATCAGGGTCCGCGACGTGGGCGAGCCGACCTCCTCGTCGCCCGTGACCAGCACGGTCACGCCGTCCAGGTTCGCAGCGGCGTGCAGGGCCATCGCGAGGCCGGACAGCATGTCGAAGCAGCCGGGTCCCCTCAGCACGCCGTCCTCGACGCCGAAGGGACGCCGCGCGAGGGTGCCGATCGGCCACACCGTGTCGTGGTGGGCCAGCAGCAGCACGCGCGACGGCTCGTCACCGAGCCGCCAGCGCAGGTGGGTCCGCCCCTCAAGCACGATCCGCTCCGGCTCGGTCCCGAGCCGCGCCGTGCCGACGGCGGCGACCACCTCGGCAGAGCGGGCGACCGCCTCGAGGTCGTGCGACGGCGACTCGCACTCCACCAGCGCCCGGACGTCGGCCAGCAGGTCGTCGAGCAGGTCGCTCACGGCGAGACCCGCGGGGTCGCGCGCACCCCGAAGTGGAGATAGGGCTCACCGGTCTCGAGCTCGTAGAACGTCACCGGCATCCACGTCTCGCCGCCGCCGGGTCGGATGGCGAACAGGCCGGGCCCGGCCGCCACCATCGCGTGCTCCTCGACCGGGTCGGGCTCGAGCTCGGCGAGCGGGCCCAGCAAGGTGGTGCGCAGCAGCGGGCCGTCGGGTCCCGCCTCCACCTCCATGCGCACCGAGGTGCGCTCGTAGGTGCCGACGAAGGGCGCGATGTCGACGTCCACCGGCTCGGCGGGCGGCGCGAACGGTTCGGGCAGGGCCACTCCGGCGACCTCGGCGAAGACCTCCTCGTAGAGGCGCTGGTAGAGGTCGTGGGCGTGCCCGCCGTTGGTGAGCAGGACCACCGCCAGGCCCTGCTCGGGCAGGATCCGCAGGTACGCGTTCTGTCCCAGCGTCGTGCCGTCGTGCCCGATCAGCCGCCGCTCGTCCCAGCCGAACCGGATCCAACCGAGGCCCCAGGAGTCCCCGAGGACGAGGGTGTCGGGCAGGTCGGCCTGATGCGAGGCCATCGCGGCCGCGCTCTCCTCGCTCAGCACCCGGGTGCCGTCGGCGGCGAGACCACCGGCGAGGTGCATCCGCGCGAACGCCAGCACGTCGGCGGCGTCGGCGCAGATGAGACCGGCGGGACCGATCGACCTCGGCAGCTGCCAGGCGGCCGCCGGGGTCGGCACGGCGTCGTGGTCGTCGTGCCCGACCGCGGCAGCGTGCATCAGGACGTCCTCGGCCAGCGTCGCGGTGTGCTCGAGGCCGAGCGGCTCGTAGATCCGCTCGCGCAGCGCCTGGTCCCAGGTCAGGCCGGTCAGCTCCTCCACGATCCGGCCCAGCACGCTGAAGCCGGAGTTGCAGTAGGACCACGTCGCGCCGACCGGGTGGTTCTGCCCGGCGTCGCCCAGGATCCCGACGTACTTCTCGAGGCAGTCGTCGCCGCGTCCGGTGTCGGTGAAGACGTCGCCGTCGATGCCGCTCGTGTGGGTGAGCAGGTGTCGCGTCGTCACGGTGGCCGTCGCCTCCGGATCGGCGAGCTCGAGCCCGGGCAGCACCTTCACGACCGGGACGTCGAGGTCGAGCAGCCCCTCGTCGACCAGCTGCATGACCAGGGTCGCGGTCCAGACCTTGCTGATCGAGCCGATCTGGAAGAGCGCCTCGGACGACACGGGCGCCTGGGTGCGGACGTTGAGCACGCCGTGCGTCGCGGTGACGAGCTCGTCCGCTTCCGGCGAGTCGCCAGTCCGCAGGATGCCGAGCTGCGCGCCGGGCGTGCCGTACCGCTCGGCCATGGTGCGCAGCCGGTGCTCCCAGTGCCGTGCGTCGAGGGCCGGCCGACCGCTGCCGGTGGTGTGGGTGGTGACCCAGTCGAGGATCCGGCGGTTGAGGTCGAGGCGGTGCGAGGGGCGGCCGAGCAGGAGGAACACGTGGCTGGCGTCGGGGTAGACGACCAGCTCGGTCTCCACGCCCCGCTCGACCAGCGAGGTGTGCCACTGCTGGGCCTGGCTCAGCGGGCAGGTGCGGTCCTCCGCGCCGTGCAGCACCAGCGTCGGGGTGCGGACGTCAGCGACCCGCGTCAGCGGCGACATCGCGGCGTAGAGCTCCGGCTCCGCCCACGGCGTCCCGCCCAGCTCGTACGCGCTGAGGCACAGGTCGTCGCTGGTGCCGTACATGCTGACCAGGTCGCTCACCGTGCCGCCGGCGACGGCGGCAGCGAACCGGTCGTCGTGACCGGTCAGCCAGCAGGCCATGAACCCGCCGTAGCTGTAGCCCGCCACCGCGAGCCGGTCGGGATCGGCCAGCCCCTCGGCCACGAGCTGGTCGAGCGGCTCGAGGAAGTCGCCGGCGTCGGCGGTGCCCCAGCCGCCGCGCACGGCGGCGAAGAACTCCTCGCCGTAGCCGTCGCTGCCGCGCGGGTTGACCAGCAGGACCGCCCACCCGCGCTCGACCAGCTCCTGGTGGTAGAGGTGGATCTCGTCGGCGGCCGCGTTCCAGGCGTTGTGCGGACCGCCGTGGACGTCGAGCAGCACGGGGCGGGCACCCTGCCGGTCGGGGTCGTGCACCAGCCAGGCCTCGACCTCGGTGCCGTCGGAGATCGTGAAGGTGCGTGGCTCGCGCGGGTGGTGGACCACGTCCGCGAGCGGGGCACCGTGGTCGGTGAGCACGGACTCGGTGCCGTCCGCGAGGTCGACGACGGCGACCTCGCCGTAGGAGTCGGGGGTGGCGAGGACGTACGCCGCACGTCCCGGGGCCACCGAGAGGCCGGCGACCACGCGACCCTCGCCGGCCACCAGCGCGCGAGCGTCGTCGCCGTCGGCGGCGACGGACCACAGGTGGGTGCAGCCGCGCTCGCGCAGGCAGAACCAGGTGCGTCCGCCGTCCTCGACCGGGGTCCCACCGGGGTAGGCGGGGGCGCCGCCCATCACGTTGCGGTCGACGGACGCCGACAGGTCAACGACGTCGTCCCCGGACAGTGGGACGCGGAGCAGGTGCTGGTGGCCGACCGGGTCGCCGGGGTGGGCCACGACCAGGAGCGAGGCACCGTCGGCCGACCAGGTGACGACCGAGGTGATGCCGTCGGCGAGCCCGACGAGCCGGGACCGGGCGCCCACCTCGTCGGCGGGCAGCACGTGGACCGGGACCCGGAACCGGTCGCCGGTGCCGCGGGTGAAGGCGATGCTGTCGCCGTCCGGTGACCACGCAGGGCTGCCGACTCCGTGCTCGCCGTCGGTGAGCACGCGCAGGTCCGTCCCGTCGGCGGCGACGACGTGCAGCTGCTCGCGGACGGCGCCGTGCATGCCGGTGCCGTCGGACTGGTAGTCGGTGCCGCGGGTGACCATCGGCGCCGTCGGCGACGCGCCCGCGCCGGCCGGGTCGACGGGGGCGGTGAACGCCAGCCGCTCGCCGTCGGGGCTCCAGTGCGGTGCCCCGGCTCCGGCCGGCAGGTCGGTGAGCACCTCCACCTCGCCACCACGTGTCGCCAGCACGGCCACCTGCCCCTCGCGGAGGAACGCCACGGTGGTGCCGTCGGGCGACCAGGCCGGCGACGTGTCAGCCGGGCCGCGGGTGAGGCGGTGCGGCGGCACCTCGCCGGAGGTGTCGGCCAGCCAGAGCTCGTCGACGGCACGGTCTGCACCGCCGTCGAGGGTGCGCAGGACGTAGACCACCTGCCCGCCGTCGGGTGACAGCGCCGGCTGCGAGGGCACGGCCAGGTCGAGCAGGTCGTCGATGCGGAGGCGCCGCGGGCGGCGGGCGGCGTCGGTGGGCTCAGTGGTCATCGAGGGTTCCTTCCGGGGACGGCGTCAAGCAGCGCGCAGGTGTAGGCGTGCTCGGGGTGCTCGAGCACCTGGGTCGTGGTGCCCTCCTCGACGATCCGGCCCGAGCGCATCACGGCGACGCGTGAGGCGACGTAGCGGACCACGGCGAGGTTGTGGGAGATGAACAGGATCGACAGGCCGAGCTCCTGCTGGAGCTCGCGCACGAGGTTGAGGACGGCGCCCTGGATGGAGACGTCCAGCGCCGAGGTGATCTCGTCGGCGATCACCACGTCGGGGCGTCCGGCGAGTGCCCGCGCGAGGGCGACGCGCTGGCGCTGGCCGCCGGAGAGCCGGCCGGGCAGGTCGCCCGGGTCGGTCGAGCCGAGGTGGACCAGGTCGAGCAGGCGGCGCACCTCCTCGCGGCGACCCTGGCGGGTGCGGGTGTCGCCCTCCTTCGGCATCGCCTCGGCCACGCTGTCGCCGATGCTCATCCGGGGGTCCAGCGAGGAGTAGGGGTCCTGGAAGACCATCTGCACCGGCCGCCGGCCCCGACGCGGCATCGCCGCGCCCCCGAGGGTGATGCTGCCCGACGTGGGCTCGACGAGGCCCACGGCGGCGCGGGCCAGGGTGGACTTGCCCGACCCGGACTCGCCGACGAGACCGACGACGGTGCCGGGCGGGACGGTCAGGCTGACCGCGTCCACCGCGGTGTGTCGGCCGTAGCGCACGGTGACGTCGTCGAAGCGCAGCTCGGTCATCGCTCGTCCTCCCTCGCACGACCCAGCAGGTCCTGGCCGACGAGGACCGGACCGCCTCCGGGGTGCCAGCAGGCGACCCGTCCGCCGGCAGCGGTCTCCTCCAGCACGGGCTCGTCGGTCCGGCAGCGCGCGTCCGCGAGCGGGCAGCGGTCGGCGTACGCACATCCGGGCGGCACGTCGGCGGGGCCGACCGGGCGGCCCGGGATCGTGGCGAGCGGCTGGGTGATGTCGGTCGCCATGTCGGGGACGGAGCTCACCAGGGCGCGGGTGTAGGGGTGCTGCGCCCGGCTGGTGAGGTCTGCTGCGGGCAGGTCCTCCACGATGCGTCCGGCATACATCACCAGGACGCGGTCGCACACCTCGCCGACCACCGTGACGTCGTGGCTGATGAGCACGAGGGCGACGTCGTCGGCCTCGCGGATGCTCGCGAGCAGGGCGAGCACCTGCTGCTGCACGGTGACGTCCAGCGCGGTCGTCGGCTCGTCGGCCACCACCAGCGCCGGCGAGCCCATCAGGCCCATGCCGATCATGGCGCGCTGGCGCATGCCGCCGGAGAACTCGTGGGGATACTGCCGGACCCGGTCGGCCGCGTCGTCGACCCGGACGGCGTCGAGCCGGTCGACGGCACGTGCCATCGCGTCGGCGCGGGACATCCCCTGGTGCTCGGTGGCCACCTCGGCGAGCTGACGACCGATGCGGCGCGTGGGGTTGAACGACGACATCGGGTCCTGGAAGACCATCGCGAGCGACGTGCCGAGCAGGTGCCGCTGGGCGGGAGCGGCGGAGCCGAGGAGGTCCTCGCCCAGCAGCCGGAGCCGGTCGGCCTCGACGGTCGCGTCATCACCGAGGAGGCGGGTGACGGCGAGCGCGGTCAGCGACTTGCCCGACCCCGACTCCCCGACCACGCCGACGGCCTCCCCGCGGTGCACCGAGAAGCTCACCCCGCGGACCGGGCGCACCGTCCCGGCGCGGCCCGCGAAGCCGACGCGCAGCCCGCGCACCTCGAGGACGACGTCGCGCACCGGTCGTCCTTCGCTGTGGTCGTGGTCGACCTGCGCCTCGGGAGCCGGGCGCGTGCTCGCCGTGCGCACCCGCGGCCCGGCGAGGTCGGTGACCCCGAAGCCCTTGGCCACCGACTCGCCGAAGAGGTTGAACGCCAGCCCAGCGACCAGGACCGCGGCTCCGGGCGCGAGCGCGGCTGCCGGGTTGACGTAGAGCGCGCTCAGCCCGTCGTAGAGCAGCCGGCCCCAGTCGTACGCCGGTGACTGCACGCCGAGACCGAGGAAGGACAGCCCGGCGAAGGCGAGGAGGCTGTTGCCGGCCCCGATGGTCGCGTTGACCACCAGCGGCTCGGCGAGGTTGGGGAGCACGTGCCGCACCAGGATGCGCAGCCGACCGACGCCGGCGACCCGGGCCGCAGCGACGTACTCCCGCCCGGCGAGGCCGGCGACCAGCGTCTGCACGAGGCGGGCGAAGCCCGGCGC is drawn from Nocardioides oleivorans and contains these coding sequences:
- a CDS encoding GNAT family N-acetyltransferase; the protein is MTAQGESGGVVPVVRAVAPHTPIGVDDLERASQVCDAAARQAGVTVRSLTDLADLAAVVELFADVWGRSANPPVSLEMLRALTKAGNYVGGAIDQGRLVGACVGFFHAPSEDALHSHIAGVAPGSTGRNIGFALKLHQRAWALGRGVEEIAWTFDPLVSRNAWFNLVKLGAHPTEYLTNFYGPMVDDLNGTDDTDRLLVRWRLRDPAAAAACVGQVSPADAAREAALGAVVVLDVDSGGRPVRAPARTRAEAPVALVRVPPDIEGLRGSDPAAARLWREEVREVLGELVQAGHRVEGFDRSGCYVVRRNP
- a CDS encoding M20 family metallopeptidase; the protein is MSDLLDDLLADVRALVECESPSHDLEAVARSAEVVAAVGTARLGTEPERIVLEGRTHLRWRLGDEPSRVLLLAHHDTVWPIGTLARRPFGVEDGVLRGPGCFDMLSGLAMALHAAANLDGVTVLVTGDEEVGSPTSRTLIEDEARAADAVLVLEASADGGALKTERKGVSLYDVHVTGLAAHAGLEPERGVNATLELAHVALALAGLGDADLGTTVTPTAARSGTTTNTVPASATLSVDVRVRTRAEQARVDVAVRSLTPVLPGAALEVTGGPNRPPLEATSSAGLLERVRSVAASLGQPAPGSAAVGGASDGNFTAGVGTPTLDGLGAVGGGAHAEHEHVLVDHLVSRTTLLRGLVRDLLADPVPGRTRAAGGVR
- a CDS encoding serine hydrolase, whose product is MTTEPTDAARRPRRLRIDDLLDLAVPSQPALSPDGGQVVYVLRTLDGGADRAVDELWLADTSGEVPPHRLTRGPADTSPAWSPDGTTVAFLREGQVAVLATRGGEVEVLTDLPAGAGAPHWSPDGERLAFTAPVDPAGAGASPTAPMVTRGTDYQSDGTGMHGAVREQLHVVAADGTDLRVLTDGEHGVGSPAWSPDGDSIAFTRGTGDRFRVPVHVLPADEVGARSRLVGLADGITSVVTWSADGASLLVVAHPGDPVGHQHLLRVPLSGDDVVDLSASVDRNVMGGAPAYPGGTPVEDGGRTWFCLRERGCTHLWSVAADGDDARALVAGEGRVVAGLSVAPGRAAYVLATPDSYGEVAVVDLADGTESVLTDHGAPLADVVHHPREPRTFTISDGTEVEAWLVHDPDRQGARPVLLDVHGGPHNAWNAAADEIHLYHQELVERGWAVLLVNPRGSDGYGEEFFAAVRGGWGTADAGDFLEPLDQLVAEGLADPDRLAVAGYSYGGFMACWLTGHDDRFAAAVAGGTVSDLVSMYGTSDDLCLSAYELGGTPWAEPELYAAMSPLTRVADVRTPTLVLHGAEDRTCPLSQAQQWHTSLVERGVETELVVYPDASHVFLLLGRPSHRLDLNRRILDWVTTHTTGSGRPALDARHWEHRLRTMAERYGTPGAQLGILRTGDSPEADELVTATHGVLNVRTQAPVSSEALFQIGSISKVWTATLVMQLVDEGLLDLDVPVVKVLPGLELADPEATATVTTRHLLTHTSGIDGDVFTDTGRGDDCLEKYVGILGDAGQNHPVGATWSYCNSGFSVLGRIVEELTGLTWDQALRERIYEPLGLEHTATLAEDVLMHAAAVGHDDHDAVPTPAAAWQLPRSIGPAGLICADAADVLAFARMHLAGGLAADGTRVLSEESAAAMASHQADLPDTLVLGDSWGLGWIRFGWDERRLIGHDGTTLGQNAYLRILPEQGLAVVLLTNGGHAHDLYQRLYEEVFAEVAGVALPEPFAPPAEPVDVDIAPFVGTYERTSVRMEVEAGPDGPLLRTTLLGPLAELEPDPVEEHAMVAAGPGLFAIRPGGGETWMPVTFYELETGEPYLHFGVRATPRVSP
- a CDS encoding ABC transporter ATP-binding protein; its protein translation is MTELRFDDVTVRYGRHTAVDAVSLTVPPGTVVGLVGESGSGKSTLARAAVGLVEPTSGSITLGGAAMPRRGRRPVQMVFQDPYSSLDPRMSIGDSVAEAMPKEGDTRTRQGRREEVRRLLDLVHLGSTDPGDLPGRLSGGQRQRVALARALAGRPDVVIADEITSALDVSIQGAVLNLVRELQQELGLSILFISHNLAVVRYVASRVAVMRSGRIVEEGTTTQVLEHPEHAYTCALLDAVPGRNPR
- a CDS encoding dipeptide/oligopeptide/nickel ABC transporter permease/ATP-binding protein; the encoded protein is MSEPVSRVRAWRDVLTTPLGGTAAVLVVVVLALAVVGPVVWGDAADAVDTSDILSVPSGEHWAGTDNLGRDILARVLVAARLSMLLAMGAITIAIVVGLVLGSAPFLLGGRAGRLVSAVVNVAVAFPGLLLALFFAVIFGVGATGAVLAIGLSGAPGFARLVQTLVAGLAGREYVAAARVAGVGRLRILVRHVLPNLAEPLVVNATIGAGNSLLAFAGLSFLGLGVQSPAYDWGRLLYDGLSALYVNPAAALAPGAAVLVAGLAFNLFGESVAKGFGVTDLAGPRVRTASTRPAPEAQVDHDHSEGRPVRDVVLEVRGLRVGFAGRAGTVRPVRGVSFSVHRGEAVGVVGESGSGKSLTALAVTRLLGDDATVEADRLRLLGEDLLGSAAPAQRHLLGTSLAMVFQDPMSSFNPTRRIGRQLAEVATEHQGMSRADAMARAVDRLDAVRVDDAADRVRQYPHEFSGGMRQRAMIGMGLMGSPALVVADEPTTALDVTVQQQVLALLASIREADDVALVLISHDVTVVGEVCDRVLVMYAGRIVEDLPAADLTSRAQHPYTRALVSSVPDMATDITQPLATIPGRPVGPADVPPGCAYADRCPLADARCRTDEPVLEETAAGGRVACWHPGGGPVLVGQDLLGRAREDER